The Bradyrhizobium oligotrophicum S58 genome contains the following window.
GGCCGCGCGGCTCGCATGCCGGCGTCGGACTCGAGAAGATCGAGGAGCCGATCGAGCTCTCGCTCTATCTCGATGAACGCGACGAGCAGGAGTACTTCGTCGCGCGCTTCGTCGATTACGCCAGCGAGGATGGCCAGTTCCGCAAATACCGCATCGTGTTCGTCGATGGCGTCGCCTATGCGTGCCACATGGCGATCGCGCGGCGTTGGGACATCTGGTACCTCAACGCCGGCATGGCGGGTAGTGAGAGCAAGCGTCTCGAAGAGGCGACTTTCATGCAGACGTTCGATATCGGCTTCGGGCGCCGTCATCGCAGCGTGCTCGATGCGATCGCCGCGCGCATCGGCCTCGATTACTTCATCATCGATTGCGCGGAGACCAAGGACGGAGCGCTGCTGGTCTTCGAAGCCGACAACACGGCGGTGGTGCACAACATGGATCCGCCGGACGTCTTCCCCTACAAGCCGCCGCAGATGCAGAAGATCTTCGCGGCGTTCGCGGCCATGATCGCCAAGCATGCGGCATTGGCGGCGGAGCGTGCGGCGTGACCGTGACGACGCGGACCGACGGTACTCAGCTCGCGGGCGAGACGCTCGATCCGCAGGATTGGGACGAGGTCCGCGCGCTCGGTCATCGCATGCTCGATGACATGATCGACTATGTCGCCGACATCCGCGACCGGCCGGTATGGCAGCCGATGTCGCAGGCGACGCGGCGGCGCTTTCGCAGCGAGCTGCCGCGCGCGCCGACCGATCTCGCCGAGGTGTACCGCGATTTCAACGAGCTCGTCGTCCCCCATGCCACCGGCAACGTGCATCCGGGCTTCATGGGCTGGGTGCATGGTGGCGGCACCGTGGTCGGCATGCTTGCGGAGATGCTGGCGGCCGGATTGAACGCCAATCTCGGTGGCCGCGACCATGCGCCGATCGAGATCGAGCGGCAGGTGGTCGACTGGACGCGGCAGCTGTTCGGCTTTCCGCAGGGCGCCAGCGGCATCTTCGTCACGGGAACGTCGATGGCCAATCTGATGGCCGTGATTGTGGCGCGCCGTGCGGCGCTCGGCCATTCCGTGCGTAGTGAAGGCATTGGCGAATCCGGCCGACGATTGCGTGCCTACACCTCCAAGGCCGCACATGGCTGTATCGCCAAGGCGATGGATGTCTGCGGGCTGGGCAGTGACGCGCTTCGCTGCGTCGCCGTCGATGCCGCGCACCGCATCGACGTGACCGAGCTCCGCGCCGCGATCGCGCGCGATCGCGAAGCGGGGCTGCATCCCTTCCTCGTCGTCGCCTCCGCAGGGACGGTCGATATCGGCGCCATCGACGATCTCGCTGCTGTCGCCGACCTCTGCCGCAGAGAGGGTCTGTGGTTTCACGTCGACGGCGCTTTCGGCGCGCTGGCGATGCTATCGCCGGAGCTGGCACCGAAGCTTGCCGGGATCGAGCGGGCGGACTCGATCGCGCTCGATTTTCACAAATGGGGGCAGGTGCCCTACGACGCGGGATTTCTGCTGGTGCGCGACGGCGAGCGGCATCGCGACGCCTTTGCGTCGCCGGCCGCCTATCTGCGCCGCGAGACGCGCGGCTTGGCGGCAGGCACGCAGTGGCCGTGCGATCTCGGGCCGGATCTGTCGCGCGGCTTCCGCGCGCTGAAGACCTGGTTCACGCTGCGGACGTTCGGCGGTGACGCGCTCGGGGCGGTCATTGCGCATACCTGCGAGCTCGCGCGCGATCTCGAAGCCCGCGTGTTGGCCGAACCCGAGCTGGAGCTGCTCGCGCCGGTCAATCTCAACATCGTCTGCTTCCGCTATCGCGCCGACGATGCCGACGCGATCAATGCCGAGATCGTCGCCGACATCCACGAATCAGGCATCGCCGCGCCGTCGACCACGGTGCTGGACGGGCGGCTCGCGATCCGCGCCGCGATCGTGAACCACCGTACGCAGGACACCGATATTGCGAGGTTGATCGCCGCCGTGCTGAGCTTCGGACGGCAGCGCGCGGCCGGCCTCACGCCGCTGATCGAGATCGAGGCGCCGCCACTCGCGCTGTGAGCGCGACGAGCTCTTGCGGCCCAAAGCATCGCTCGGCACGCAAACGGCGGCTGTCGCTCCAACCCCTCTTCGAAGGTGGTTTACAGGCGGTGAACAACGCCCGGGTTTGGTAAATCCGTGAACGTTTTCAACGCGCGGTTTTGGCCCGCGGGCTGATCCATGGCCTCGCCAAGCACCTGTCTGATCAATTGAAACGGGCGCGGGCCGCAACCACTTCAGCGTTTGTTAGCCACTCTTGTTCACCGTGACGCCCGTCGTCAGGTGAGAAAAATTCCACCTGGCGGCCAGCCGATCTCGAAGGGATCAGGCTGTTTGTTTCACACCAGAAAGGTATGAAAATGTCAGGTATCGTTCTCTCGGCGTCGGTGCGCCAGAACCTGCTGTCGCTCCAGTCGACGGCTCAGCTTCTCGCCACCACCCAGAACAACCTCTCCACGGGCAAGAAGGTCAACTCGGCGCTCGACAATCCGACCAACTTCTTCACCGCCCAGGGTCTCGACAACCGCGCTTCCGACATCTCCAATCTGCTCGACGGCATCGGCAACGGCGTGCAGGTGCTGCAGGCCGCCAACACCGGCATCACCTCGCTGCAGAAGCTCGTCGACAGCGCCAAGTCGATCGCCAACCAGGTCCTGCAGAGCGCGGTGGGCTACTCCACCAAGTCGAGCGTGACCTCGACCGCTCTCACCGGCGCGACCGCCACCAGCCTGATCGGTGCGAGCTCGTCGGCGGCCACCGGTACGGCCCTGGTGAACGACAACACCTCGAGCGCGGTCGCGATCACCGGTTCGACCAAGCTGTCGGGCACGCCCGGCACCGCGTCGAACGACCTGGCCTCCGCCATCACCTCCGGCGACACGCTGGTCGTGAACGGGACCACGTTCAGCTTCGTCACCGGCACGTCCTCGACCGGCACCAGCATCGGCATCGGTGATACCGTCAGCAACCTGCTGTCGGCGATCCAGACCGCGACCGGCGTGACCTCGTCGATCACGGCGGGTGCGATCACCTTCACGCCTCCGGCTGCAGGCCTGACGTTGTCCGGCGCTGCGGCGGCCAAGCTCGGCTTTGCCTCGAACATCGGCAACTCGTTGTCCGGCGAAACGCTGACGATCGCCGCCACAGGAGGTGGCACGGCGACCAGCATCACGTTTGGCCTAGGGACAGGGCAGGTCAACTCGCTGAACGACCTCAACGCCAAGCTCTCGGCGAACAACCTGCAGGCCTCGGTCGACTCCACCGGCAAGATCACGCTCACCACCACGAACGACGCGGCGTCGGCCACGATCGGCACGATCGGTGGCACGGCGGCGGCAGCGAGCCAGTCGTTCAACGGCCTGACCGCGGCGGCTCCGACGGCCGACGTGACGGCGCAGTCGCAGCGCTCGAGCCTGGTGGCGCAGTACAACAACGTGCTGGCGCAGATCAACACGACGGCGGCGGATGCGTCGTTCAACGGCGTCAACCTGCTCAACGGCGACACGCTGAAGCTGACCTTCAACGAGAACGGCAAGTCGACGCTGTCGATCACCGGCGTGACCTTCAATACCGGCGGCCTGGGTCTTTCGACCCTGACCTCGGGCACCGACTTCCTCGACAACAACTCGGCGAACAAGGTGATCAGCGTGCTGAACAGTGCGAGCTCCACGCTGCGGAACGAAGCGTCGACCCTTGGTTCGAACCTGTCGGTGGTGCAGATCCGCCAGGACTTCAACAAGAACCTGATCAACGTGCTGCAGACCGGTTCGTCGAACCTGACCTTGGCCGACACCAACGAGGAAGCGGCCAACAGCCAGGCGCTGTCGACCCGCCAGTCGATCGCCGTGTCCGCGCTGTCGCTTGCCAACCAGTCACAGGCGAGCGTGCTGCAGCTGCTGCGCTAAGGCGCAGCCGCACTCCTCAAACATCGAAAGCGGCGGGGGAAACCCCGCCGCTTTTTCGTGGCCGTCAGGCGACAGATGACGAAGGCCCGGCACCGCCAGTGGCGAGCCGGGCCTTTGTTGCCGGAATTGAAGGCGGAAGTTCAGGCGGCCGAACTGACCGGCTTGTCCTGCTGCTCGGCTTCGGCCTGTTCGAGCAGCTTCTTCTCGAAGGCGACGAGCTTCTTGGCTTCCTTCAGCGCCTGATAGAGATCGCCGTTGAGGATGTGGCCGTTGATGGCTTCGATGATCGGCCAGGCGCTCGGCACGGTGGTGATGATGTCGCGCAGCAGGTTGAAATAGGTGCCGTGATCGGCGTCGGCGCCGGGCGAGATGTACATCAGCTGGACGGCCAGATAGACGAGCTTGGCCGGCGTGTCGGCCGTCTCGGGCGTCAGAATGTCCTTCTCGCGCAGGATCGGGATGTTGTCGCCGTCGATCAGCAGCCGCGCGCGCTGGTCGGTATTGGTGATCACGCACGAGCCGATGATGATGCGCTCATGCGGCTTCAGTTCGACTTTGAGGGCCATTCTCGTTCTCCGTTGCCGCGATCGATGCGGCGCCGAACCTGCTCCGTCGAGGCCGGCGACCAATCTGGCGACCAGTGCAAGATGTGCGTGGAGCGTGCGGCGCGATCAGCCGGCGCGCAGCAATCCTTTCTGAACATGGTTAACGATCGGTAAACGGGCCCGTAGGTGCCGAAATTCGCGTGGTTTTTGGAGAAATCGACCGTGGAGATCCGTTCGCAGCCGGGCGCGCGGCCGTCCGCTGCCCGGACCGTCAGGGACGCCGTTTCACCCTTCGTTAGGCACTCCTGTTTACCTTGACCGACGTCGCCCAGTCGAGCAGTCGACCTCGGGCCTCGCCTTGATCTTGAAGGGATCGGGCTGTTTGTTTCACACCAGAAGGGTATGAATATGTCAGGTATTGTTCTCTCGGCGTCGGTGCGCCAGAATCTGCTCTCGCTCCAGTCGACGGCTCAGCTCCTCGCCACCACCCAGAACAACCTCTCCACGGGCAAGAAGGTCAACTCGGCGCTCGACAATCCGACCAACTTCTTCACCGCCCAGGGTCTCGACAACCGCGCTTCCGACATCTCCAATCTGCTCGATGGCATCGGCAACGGCGTGCAGGTTCTGCAGGCCGCCAACACCGGCATCACTTCGCTGCAGAAGCTCGTCGACAGCGCCAAGTCGATCGCCAACCAGGTCCTGCAGAGCTCTGTGGGCTACTCCACCAAGTCGAACGTGACCTCTGCCGCTCTCACCGGCGCGACGGCCACCAGCCTGATCGGTGCGAGCTCGTCGGCGGCCACCGGCACGGCCCTGGTGAACGACAACACCTCGAGCGCGGTCGCGATCACCGGTTCGACCAAGCTGTCGGGCACGCCCGGCACCGCGTCGAACGACCTGGCCTCCGCCATCACCTCCGGCGACACGCTGGTCGTGAACGGGACCACGTTCAGCTTCGTCACCGGCACGTCCTCGACCGGCACCAGCATCGGCATCGGTGATACCGTCAGCAACCTGCTGTCGGCGATCCAGACCGCGACCGGCGTGACCGCGTCGATCACGGCGGGTGCGATCACGTTCACGCCTCCCGCTGCAGGCCTGACGTTGTCCGGCGCCGCGGCTGCCAAGCTCGGCTTTGCCACGAGCATCGGCAACTCGCTGTCCGGCGAAACGCTGACGATCGGCGCCACAGGAGGTGGCACGGCGACCAGCATCACGTTCGGTCTAGGGACAGGGCAGGTCAACTCGCTGAACGACCTCAACGCCAAGCTCGCGGCGAACAACCTGCAGGCCTCGATCGACACGACCGGCAAGATCACGCTCACCACCACGAACGATGCGGCGTCGGCCACGATCGGCACGATCGGTGGTTCGGCGGCGGCAGCGAGCCAGTCCTTCAACGGCCTGACGGCAGCGGCTCCGGTCACCGATTCGACGGCGCAGTCGCAGCGGGCCAGCCTGGTCGCGCAGTACAACAACGTGCTGGCGCAGATCAACACGACGGCGGCGGATGCGTCGTTCAACGGCGTCAACCTGCTCAACGGCGACACTCTGAAGCTGACCTTCAACGAGACCGGCAAGTCGTCGCTGTCGATCACCGGCGTGACCTTCAACACCAGCGGCCTGGGTCTTTCGACCCTGACCTCGGGCACCGACTTCCTCGACAACAACTCGGCGAACAAGGTGATCAGCGTGCTGAACAGTGCGAGCTCCACGTTGCGGTCGGAGGCCTCGACGCTCGGTTCGAACCTGTCGGTGGTGCAGATCCGCCAGGACTTCAACAAGAACCTGATCAACGTGCTGCAGACCGGTTCGTCGAACCTGACCTTGGCCGACACCAACGAGGAAGCGGCCAACAGCCAGGCGCTGTCGACCCGCCAGTCGATCGCCGTGTCCGCGCTGTCGCTCGCCAACCAGTCGCAGGCGAGCGTGCTGCAGCTGCTGCGCTAAGGCGCAGCCGCACTCCTCAAACATCGAAAGCGGCGGGGGAAATCCCGCCGCTTTTTTTGCGCCTGGTTTGCCGCCGCAGCCCGTATCAATACCGGGTTCGAGCAAGCGGGGCGGGAGAGCAGGGCGGCCGTAACCGGTCGTTAAGCAAGAAATTTAAAGCGCCATTAACCATGTTTTAAAGCTGCGTGGACTAGAACCTCCTGGTGAATAACTAGGAAGGTTTCACACACATGTCCGGTATCGTTCTCTCGGCTTCGGTTCGCCAAAACCTGCTGGCGTTGCAAAATACGGCATCGCTGCTGGCCACGACTCAAAACAACCTGGCCACCGGCAACAAGGTCAACACGGCGCTCGATAACCCCACCGAATTCTTCACCGCGCAAGCGCTCAACAGCCGGGCGAGCGACATCTCGAACCTGCTCGACAGCATCGGCAATGGTGTCCAGGTGCTGCAGGCGGCGAATACCGGTCTGACCTCGCTGCAGAAGCTGGTCGACAGCGCAAAGTCGATCGCCAGCCAGGTCCTTCAGGCCCCCACGGGCTACACCACCAAGTCGAGCATCACATCGGCGGTCATTCCCGGCGCCACGGCGAATAACCTGCTCGGCAGCTCATCGAACAATTTCGTGACCGGCAGCGCCGTCAACAACGACAATCTCAGCTCGGCGGTCGCGATCACCGGCTCTACCAGGCTGTCGGGCACCCCGACCTCCACGTCGAACGACCTCGCGAGCAGCATCACGACCGGCGACACGCTTACGGTCAACGGCGTGGTGTTCACCTTCGTGGCCGGCTCGGTCTCGGCAGGCACCAATATCGGCGTCGGCGACACCGTCAGCAATCTTTTGGCTGCCATCGATTCGGTGACCGGCGCAACCGCCACGCCGTCGACGGTGAGCGGCGGCAAGATCGCCCTCGCGACAGGCACGGCGCAGGATCTGACCGTATCGGGTTCGGCCCTGGCGAAACTAGGATTGACGCCCGCCACGACGACACGCAACCCGCCTGCATTGAGCGGTGAGACATTGACAATAGCCTCGACAGGAGGCGGCGTCGCAACCAACATCACCTTCGGCACGGGCGCCTCGCAGATATCGACGCTGACGCAGCTCAACACTGCGCTCGCTGCGAACAACCTGCAGGCCAGCCTGAGCACGACAGGCCAGCTGACGATCCTCACCACCAACGAATCCGCCTCGTCCACCATCGGCGCGGTCGCAGGCTCCTCGACGGCGGCAAGCCAGGCCTTCAACGGTGTGACTGCATCTACGCCGGTGGCCGACACCAATTCGCAGACCACGCGGGCCGGATTGATCGCGCAGTACAACAACGTGCTGGCTCAGATCAACACCACGGCGCAGGACGCGTCGTTCAACGGCATCAACCTGCTGAACGGCGACACGCTGAAGCTGACCTTCAATGAGACCGGCCGGTCGACCCTGAACATCACGGGCGTGACGTTCAACAGCACCGGTCTTGGCCTGTCCTCCCTGGTCGTCGGAACCGACTTCCTCGACAGCAACTCGGCGAACAAGGTGCTCACGACCTTGAACAGCGCATCGACCTCGCTCCGCTCCGAGGCGTCGTCTCTCGGTTCGAACCTGTCGATCGTGCAGATCCGTCAGGACTTCAACAAGAACCTGATCAACGTGCTGCAGACCGGCTCGTCGAACCTGACGCTGGCCGACACCAACGAGGAAGCGGCCAACAGCCAGGCGCTGTCGACCCGCCAGTCCATCGCGGTGTCCGCGCTGGCGCTGGCAAACCAGTCGCAGGCGAGCGTGCTGCAGCTGCTGCGCTGAGCACGACGGCTCCGAATCCGACTTTGGCGAAGCGGCGGGCATGGCCCGCCGCTTCTGCTTTTGCGTCCGGCGTCTGCGTCCCGGCTCCGACCTTCTTCGCTGGCGATGGAGCCGTGGCCTGTTGGCGTCTTGCGCACAGGGCGCAGGGAGCGGGCTGCTGGTTCTCCGTTGCGGTTTCCGGCGATTGCGCCTCGAAGTTTTTTGCCGGCAATTTGAATCGTCGCGTTCGTACGAAATTAAGACGTTCAGGAAGCACGGTTGTTATCGGTGTCTGGGGATATCGCGAGGCGAAATGCGCTAACAGCTGCTAACCATATTTTAAAGGCACGCAACGTACAAAACCTGAGCAGTTTTGTTGGTGTCCCAGCGTCAGTCCGGAGTACTTGATGTCATATGCCGCCCAAGCCTATGCACGCACGTCGCACACGACGGCATCGCCACGGGAGATCGAAGCTCAAGCATTGTTGAAAGCAGCGCGGCAGCTGCAGGAAGTCCAAGCCAATTGGAATGGCCCCGATCGCAGCATGTACAAGGCGCTGCTCTTCAATCGTCGTCTGTGGACGATCTTCATGAGCGCGATGGAAATGGACGACAATCCGAACTCGCTCGATGTCCGGCAGAACATCGCGAATATCGGCGTGTTCGTCATGAAGCAGACCATCGAGATGCAGATGGATCCCGATCCGGCGAAGTTGAAGTCGCTGATCGACATCAACTGCAACATCGCTGCGGGTCTCTCCGGGCGCAGCTGAGTGGTTCTGGGCCGGCCGGGCCAGGGAGAGGCATGATCATGGCGGACATTACCAATATCCTCTCGGCCGCCTACAAATCCAACGTGCTGAATACGGCGCGCAGCACCGGCAAGTACGTGGCGGTCGATCCGAGCCTTTATCAGGGCAGCTGGAGCGGCACATACGCCAACAACAAGTCCTTCAACGTGACGGTCTCGGACGTCAGCGGCTTCCGCGCCAAGGTCCACTACCAGAGCGAAGGCGTGAGCAAGTATCAGGATGTTCTGATCAAGGACAATTCGTTCAGGGTCGGCGATACGAAGTTCACGCTGACGGCTCAGGGCAAGGCCCAGATCAAGAACGTCGTGACCGATCCTGCGTCCGGTCAAACCTATCTCGACACGGCCTACGCCACCCAGAGCAGCTGATCCGCCGCGACCGATTCGTCGCCGATGGTCCATTTGCCGTCGAAGCAGCGGACACGACAACGCCGCCCGGGCAGGGCGGCTGCAGGCGGCAATGACCGATCAAGCCGGTCTGCAGGCTCTCAGGCGGTGCGGTCGGTCGCCATCACGCGCGGCGCATCTTCCTTCTGCAGATCCTTCTGCAGGTCGAGCGTGTTGAAGTAGGCGCGGCGGCGCAGCACCGCTTCATCCGGATATTGGGTGACGACCTGGTCGGTCTTGCGGTTGACGACCTGGAACACCAACGCGGCGGCAGCGCGATCGTAATAGGCCTGGTGCGATACCGACAGGTCGTTCGCGACTTTGGCCTGGACGTCGCTGCGCACGGGGATGCCGGCCTCGGCTGCCGTCACGGTCTGGCTCGGAGGAAGGTCCGTTGGAACAGCGTTCGCCACCGCCGGACTCGACGGTTGAATGAACGGAATGGGCGCTGGCGCCCCTACCGGTCTCACGCTGAAATCGGAACTCATGGCAGCCTCCTCATGGCCATCGAGTCAATTCCCAACCCATCCCACTTGCAACTATGCCGATCACCAATCAACGTTATGTTAGGAAATAGGATGAACGGCGCGTTGTGATTCGCGCCGGCGTTTTAAGCTTATCCGAGCGTTAAACGGCGGAAGCCGCGCGGCCCTTTTCGGGCGGCGCGGCTCGCGGACGATCGGGGAGGGCCCCGGGCGCTTGGTTTAGAGCGTCCGGCTGACGGCGAGCGGGGTCAGATGGCGGGCGCCCGGAGCGGCACGACGGCCGCCGGCCGTATAGGTGCTGGGGATGTTCTTGCGCTGAACCTCGGCGTTGACGCCGCGGACGACCTTTTCGGAGATCGCATGCGCGGTCGCCAGAACGGTGAGGTTGACCTGCAGCATCGCTCGGAACGTGTCGTGGTGGCGGTGCAGGGTGGCGAGCAGCTCCGGCGCGGCCTGCTTCATGAAAGTCTGGCTTGCCTTGAGGCGGCCGACGGTCGTGACGTAGTGGCGCGAGAGTTCGGTCTTTGTCGGGCCAAGCGCCATGCCTTCGCGCAGCTTGCCGGCGCGGACCAGTTCG
Protein-coding sequences here:
- a CDS encoding pyridoxal phosphate-dependent decarboxylase family protein, translated to MTVTTRTDGTQLAGETLDPQDWDEVRALGHRMLDDMIDYVADIRDRPVWQPMSQATRRRFRSELPRAPTDLAEVYRDFNELVVPHATGNVHPGFMGWVHGGGTVVGMLAEMLAAGLNANLGGRDHAPIEIERQVVDWTRQLFGFPQGASGIFVTGTSMANLMAVIVARRAALGHSVRSEGIGESGRRLRAYTSKAAHGCIAKAMDVCGLGSDALRCVAVDAAHRIDVTELRAAIARDREAGLHPFLVVASAGTVDIGAIDDLAAVADLCRREGLWFHVDGAFGALAMLSPELAPKLAGIERADSIALDFHKWGQVPYDAGFLLVRDGERHRDAFASPAAYLRRETRGLAAGTQWPCDLGPDLSRGFRALKTWFTLRTFGGDALGAVIAHTCELARDLEARVLAEPELELLAPVNLNIVCFRYRADDADAINAEIVADIHESGIAAPSTTVLDGRLAIRAAIVNHRTQDTDIARLIAAVLSFGRQRAAGLTPLIEIEAPPLAL
- a CDS encoding flagellin N-terminal helical domain-containing protein, translating into MSGIVLSASVRQNLLSLQSTAQLLATTQNNLSTGKKVNSALDNPTNFFTAQGLDNRASDISNLLDGIGNGVQVLQAANTGITSLQKLVDSAKSIANQVLQSAVGYSTKSSVTSTALTGATATSLIGASSSAATGTALVNDNTSSAVAITGSTKLSGTPGTASNDLASAITSGDTLVVNGTTFSFVTGTSSTGTSIGIGDTVSNLLSAIQTATGVTSSITAGAITFTPPAAGLTLSGAAAAKLGFASNIGNSLSGETLTIAATGGGTATSITFGLGTGQVNSLNDLNAKLSANNLQASVDSTGKITLTTTNDAASATIGTIGGTAAAASQSFNGLTAAAPTADVTAQSQRSSLVAQYNNVLAQINTTAADASFNGVNLLNGDTLKLTFNENGKSTLSITGVTFNTGGLGLSTLTSGTDFLDNNSANKVISVLNSASSTLRNEASTLGSNLSVVQIRQDFNKNLINVLQTGSSNLTLADTNEEAANSQALSTRQSIAVSALSLANQSQASVLQLLR
- the flbT gene encoding flagellar biosynthesis repressor FlbT — its product is MALKVELKPHERIIIGSCVITNTDQRARLLIDGDNIPILREKDILTPETADTPAKLVYLAVQLMYISPGADADHGTYFNLLRDIITTVPSAWPIIEAINGHILNGDLYQALKEAKKLVAFEKKLLEQAEAEQQDKPVSSAA
- a CDS encoding flagellin N-terminal helical domain-containing protein, producing MSGIVLSASVRQNLLSLQSTAQLLATTQNNLSTGKKVNSALDNPTNFFTAQGLDNRASDISNLLDGIGNGVQVLQAANTGITSLQKLVDSAKSIANQVLQSSVGYSTKSNVTSAALTGATATSLIGASSSAATGTALVNDNTSSAVAITGSTKLSGTPGTASNDLASAITSGDTLVVNGTTFSFVTGTSSTGTSIGIGDTVSNLLSAIQTATGVTASITAGAITFTPPAAGLTLSGAAAAKLGFATSIGNSLSGETLTIGATGGGTATSITFGLGTGQVNSLNDLNAKLAANNLQASIDTTGKITLTTTNDAASATIGTIGGSAAAASQSFNGLTAAAPVTDSTAQSQRASLVAQYNNVLAQINTTAADASFNGVNLLNGDTLKLTFNETGKSSLSITGVTFNTSGLGLSTLTSGTDFLDNNSANKVISVLNSASSTLRSEASTLGSNLSVVQIRQDFNKNLINVLQTGSSNLTLADTNEEAANSQALSTRQSIAVSALSLANQSQASVLQLLR
- a CDS encoding flagellin N-terminal helical domain-containing protein, which produces MSGIVLSASVRQNLLALQNTASLLATTQNNLATGNKVNTALDNPTEFFTAQALNSRASDISNLLDSIGNGVQVLQAANTGLTSLQKLVDSAKSIASQVLQAPTGYTTKSSITSAVIPGATANNLLGSSSNNFVTGSAVNNDNLSSAVAITGSTRLSGTPTSTSNDLASSITTGDTLTVNGVVFTFVAGSVSAGTNIGVGDTVSNLLAAIDSVTGATATPSTVSGGKIALATGTAQDLTVSGSALAKLGLTPATTTRNPPALSGETLTIASTGGGVATNITFGTGASQISTLTQLNTALAANNLQASLSTTGQLTILTTNESASSTIGAVAGSSTAASQAFNGVTASTPVADTNSQTTRAGLIAQYNNVLAQINTTAQDASFNGINLLNGDTLKLTFNETGRSTLNITGVTFNSTGLGLSSLVVGTDFLDSNSANKVLTTLNSASTSLRSEASSLGSNLSIVQIRQDFNKNLINVLQTGSSNLTLADTNEEAANSQALSTRQSIAVSALALANQSQASVLQLLR
- the flaF gene encoding flagellar biosynthesis regulator FlaF; the encoded protein is MSYAAQAYARTSHTTASPREIEAQALLKAARQLQEVQANWNGPDRSMYKALLFNRRLWTIFMSAMEMDDNPNSLDVRQNIANIGVFVMKQTIEMQMDPDPAKLKSLIDINCNIAAGLSGRS